One region of Paenibacillus polymyxa M1 genomic DNA includes:
- the rpoB gene encoding DNA-directed RNA polymerase subunit beta gives MAGHLVQYGRRTRRSYARINEVLEVPNLIEIQQKSYDWFLEEGLREMFRDISPIQDFTGNLILEFIDYSLGEPKYTVDDAKERDVTYAAPLRVKVRLINKETGEVKEQEVFMGDFPLMTETGTFIINGAERVIVSQLVRSPSVYFSTKVDKNAKTTYTATVIPNRGAWLELEMDAKDIIYVRIDRTRKIPVTVLLRALGFGTDAEILDLLGNDEYIRNTLDKDNTDSTEKALIEIYERLRPGEPPTLDNAKSLLVARFFDPKRYDLANVGRYKINKKLHIKNRLFNQRLAETLIDTTTGEIIAEAGQMVDRRLLDEILAQLEESVGHRTYHVASGVLESNDIPLQTIDVFSPIEDGKVVKLIANGNIDKSVKNITPADIISSISYFINLLHGIGSTDDIDHLGNRRLRSVGELLQNQFRIGLSRMERVVRERMSIQDANVITPQALINIRPVIASIKEFFGSSQLSQFMDQTNPLAELTHKRRLSALGPGGLTRERAGMEVRDVHPSHYGRMCPIETPEGPNIGLINSLSTFARINEYGFIEAPYRWVDPKTGKVTDQIDYLTADEEDNYIVAQANAELTEENTFKDEIVIVRYNKQSDNIIPMASSRVDYMDVSPKQVVSVATALIPFLENDDSNRALMGSNMQRQAVPLLIPKAPLVGTGMEHKSAKDSGVCVVSKYNGVIERSSANEIWLRRIETVDGTEVKGDIVKYKLHKFMRSNQGTCINQRPIVNRGDIVKVGDILADGPSTEMGELALGRNVVVAFMTWEGYNYEDAILLSEKLVKEDVYTSIHIEEYESEARDTKLGPEEITRDIPNVGEEALRNLDERGIIRIGAEIAAGDILVGKVTPKGVTELTAEERLLHAIFGEKAREVRDTSLRVPHGTDGIVVDVKVFTRENGDELPPGVNQLVRVYIAQKRKISEGDKMAGRHGNKGVVARILPEEDMPFLPDGTPVQVVLNPLGVPSRMNIGQVLEVHLGMAAMRLGIHVATPVFDGAKEYDVFDTMEEAGMQRNGKTVLYDGRTGDRFEREVTVGVMHMIKLAHMVDDKIHARSTGPYSLVTQQPLGGKAQFGGQRFGEMEVWALEAYGAAYTLQEILTVKSDDVVGRVKTYESIVKGENVPEPGVPESFKVLIKELQSLGMDVKILSEDEQEIEMRELDDEDDTTGDKLSLNLEGSEVGVE, from the coding sequence TTGGCAGGACATCTTGTTCAATATGGTCGACGCACTCGGCGCAGTTATGCACGTATTAATGAGGTACTCGAGGTTCCCAACCTGATTGAGATCCAACAAAAATCCTATGATTGGTTTTTGGAGGAAGGATTACGGGAAATGTTTCGGGATATTTCTCCAATTCAAGATTTCACAGGAAATCTGATTCTGGAGTTTATCGATTACTCTCTCGGAGAACCCAAATATACCGTTGACGACGCAAAGGAACGCGACGTTACGTATGCAGCACCGCTTCGGGTAAAAGTCCGGCTTATTAATAAAGAAACCGGGGAAGTGAAAGAGCAGGAAGTATTCATGGGAGACTTCCCGCTGATGACTGAAACGGGTACGTTTATTATTAACGGTGCGGAACGGGTTATTGTCAGCCAGTTGGTTCGCTCTCCCAGCGTCTATTTCAGCACAAAAGTCGACAAGAATGCGAAAACAACATACACCGCAACGGTAATTCCTAACCGGGGGGCTTGGCTCGAACTGGAGATGGATGCGAAGGATATTATCTATGTCCGGATTGACCGTACCCGTAAAATTCCGGTTACGGTGTTGCTGCGTGCGCTTGGCTTTGGCACTGATGCTGAGATTCTGGATTTGCTCGGCAATGACGAATATATCCGCAACACACTTGATAAAGACAACACGGATTCCACGGAGAAAGCGCTGATCGAAATTTATGAGCGTCTTCGTCCGGGTGAGCCGCCTACATTGGATAACGCAAAGAGCTTGCTTGTTGCACGTTTCTTTGATCCAAAACGTTATGATCTGGCCAACGTAGGCCGTTACAAAATCAATAAAAAGCTTCACATCAAAAACCGTCTGTTCAACCAACGGCTTGCTGAGACCCTGATTGATACGACAACTGGTGAAATCATTGCTGAAGCAGGGCAAATGGTAGACCGCCGCCTGTTGGACGAGATTTTGGCTCAACTGGAAGAGTCGGTTGGACACCGTACGTATCATGTTGCTAGTGGTGTTTTAGAAAGCAACGATATTCCGCTTCAAACGATTGATGTATTCTCGCCAATTGAAGACGGTAAAGTGGTAAAACTGATTGCCAATGGGAATATCGATAAATCGGTTAAGAACATTACGCCTGCCGATATTATTTCCTCCATCAGTTATTTTATTAACTTGCTTCACGGAATCGGAAGTACGGACGACATTGACCATTTGGGTAACCGTCGTTTGCGTTCTGTAGGTGAGTTGCTTCAAAATCAGTTCCGGATCGGTTTGTCCCGTATGGAACGCGTGGTGCGCGAAAGAATGTCGATTCAGGATGCTAATGTAATCACGCCACAGGCGCTGATTAACATACGTCCGGTCATTGCGTCGATTAAAGAGTTCTTTGGTAGCTCCCAGCTGTCTCAGTTTATGGATCAGACAAACCCGCTTGCTGAATTAACGCACAAACGTCGTCTGTCTGCACTCGGACCCGGCGGTTTGACGCGCGAACGCGCGGGCATGGAAGTACGTGACGTCCATCCAAGTCACTACGGCCGTATGTGTCCTATTGAGACACCAGAGGGACCGAACATTGGTTTGATCAACTCTTTGTCCACTTTCGCACGTATTAATGAGTATGGATTTATCGAAGCTCCTTATCGTTGGGTAGATCCGAAAACCGGAAAAGTTACAGACCAGATTGATTACCTGACTGCTGATGAGGAAGATAACTACATCGTTGCTCAGGCAAATGCGGAACTAACAGAAGAAAACACCTTTAAGGATGAAATCGTTATTGTCCGCTATAACAAGCAGTCTGATAACATTATTCCAATGGCAAGTAGCCGTGTTGATTACATGGACGTATCGCCTAAACAGGTCGTATCGGTCGCAACTGCACTGATTCCGTTCCTGGAGAATGATGACTCGAACCGCGCACTGATGGGTTCCAACATGCAGCGGCAGGCTGTGCCACTGCTGATTCCGAAAGCGCCTTTGGTAGGAACAGGGATGGAACATAAGTCTGCAAAAGATTCTGGTGTTTGCGTTGTCTCCAAGTACAACGGGGTAATTGAACGTTCTTCGGCTAACGAAATTTGGCTGCGTCGTATTGAAACGGTAGACGGTACTGAAGTAAAAGGCGATATTGTTAAGTATAAATTACACAAATTTATGCGTTCTAACCAAGGAACATGCATTAATCAGCGTCCGATTGTGAACAGAGGCGATATTGTCAAGGTTGGCGATATTCTTGCCGATGGTCCTTCCACCGAGATGGGTGAGTTGGCACTGGGACGTAACGTTGTCGTAGCGTTCATGACTTGGGAAGGTTATAACTACGAGGATGCGATCTTGCTGAGCGAGAAGCTGGTTAAAGAGGATGTATATACCTCGATCCATATCGAGGAATACGAATCTGAAGCTCGTGATACGAAGCTTGGACCAGAAGAAATCACTCGTGATATTCCGAATGTTGGTGAAGAAGCGCTTCGTAATCTAGATGAGCGCGGCATCATTCGCATCGGTGCGGAAATTGCCGCAGGTGACATTCTTGTTGGTAAAGTAACACCTAAGGGTGTGACTGAGCTGACAGCTGAAGAACGTCTCTTGCATGCAATCTTCGGTGAGAAGGCGCGCGAGGTTCGCGATACTTCCTTGAGAGTTCCTCACGGAACTGACGGGATCGTTGTAGATGTTAAAGTATTTACACGTGAAAATGGCGATGAGCTGCCACCGGGTGTAAACCAGCTGGTACGCGTATACATTGCTCAAAAACGTAAAATTTCCGAAGGCGATAAAATGGCCGGACGTCACGGTAACAAGGGTGTCGTTGCCCGTATTCTGCCTGAAGAAGATATGCCATTCTTGCCGGATGGCACCCCAGTGCAAGTCGTACTGAACCCGCTGGGCGTACCTTCACGGATGAACATCGGACAGGTGCTTGAAGTGCATCTGGGTATGGCTGCAATGCGTCTTGGTATTCATGTGGCAACTCCAGTATTCGATGGTGCCAAGGAGTATGACGTATTTGATACGATGGAAGAAGCGGGTATGCAACGCAATGGTAAAACGGTGTTGTATGATGGACGTACAGGTGATCGTTTTGAACGTGAAGTTACTGTCGGTGTCATGCACATGATCAAACTGGCGCACATGGTAGACGATAAAATCCATGCCCGTTCTACAGGTCCTTACTCTCTCGTTACGCAACAGCCATTGGGTGGTAAAGCTCAATTCGGTGGTCAGCGCTTCGGGGAGATGGAAGTATGGGCACTGGAAGCTTACGGTGCAGCGTACACGCTTCAGGAAATTTTGACTGTGAAATCCGATGATGTGGTTGGACGTGTTAAAACTTACGAATCCATCGTCAAAGGTGAAAATGTCCCTGAACCAGGTGTTCCTGAATCATTCAAGGTCTTGATCAAAGAGCTGCAAAGCTTGGGTATGGACGTGAAGATTCTGTCTGAAGACGAACAAGAGATCGAAATGAGAGAGCTTGATGATGAAGATGACACAACTGGCGATAAGCTGAGTTTGAATCTGGAAGGCTCTGAGGTTGGCGTAGAGTAG